The DNA segment GCCGCGTACACCGCGCTGGCCCTCGGCTGGTCGGCGCTGTGGCTGGCGGCTACCGGGCAAGGCTTCGGGATGGCGACCCTGCTCAACCAGGTCGTGCCCGAGGTGATCTTCTGGAACGCGTGGGCTGCGGTGACACCCGTCGTGTTTTGGCTCGCGCGGCAGTTTGCGTTTCCGGTGCAGCCGCTCTCGTGGAAATGGAGCCTGCACCTGCTCCTCGCGGCGCTCGTGACGGTCGCCGTATACCTCCTCAGCTTCGGGCTCCACAGCCTCTACCACGTCGCCGTCACCGCACTCGGAGGCTCACTCGCCCTGACCCTCGGCGAGCAGTTCAGCCAGCGGATGGTCGGCATGCTCAGCTTCGGGCTTCCGCTGGGCGGCTTCGTCTACGCGCTCCTCGTGGCCCTCACCCTGACCGGCGACTACGTCCGGCGGCTCCGCGCCGAGGAGCGGCACTCGGCGGCGCTCGAAGCCCAGCTCGCGCAGGCGGAGTTGCAGGCGCTCAAGATGCAGCTCCACCCGCACTTCCTCTTCAACGCGCTCAACACGATCTCGGCCACGCTCCAGACCCACCCGCCGACGGCCGACCGCATGCTGGCCGAACTCGGGGACTTCCTCCGGCTGACGCTGGAGCATGTCCACCGCGCGACGGTCCCGCTGGCAGAGGAGGTCGATTTTGTGCGGCGCTACCTCCAGATCGAGCAGCACCGGCTCGAAGACGGGCTCGCGGTCGAGATCGACGTCAGCGACGACGTGCAGGAGGCGGCAGTCCCCTACCTGATCCTGCAGCCGCTTGTCGAGAACGCGCTGCGCCACGGCATCGGACGGCGTGTTGAGCCGGGCCGCGTGACGGTCCGGGCGGAGCGCGAGGGAGACGACACGGTTCTCTGCGTCATCAACACCGGTCCCCCACTCGACCCGACGCCCTCGCTGGGCGACGGGGCCCCGCCGCGTGGCATCGGCCTAGCCAACACCCGGGCGCGGCTCCAGCAGAGCTACGGCGAGGCGGCGTCCCTGCACCTCGCCGACACCACCGAAGGCGTGCAGGCCTGTGTCCGGCTGCCGTTCGCCCTCTGCGCCGCCGACCACCCCGCCCTGGAACCGGACAGTGAGACAGCGGATGCCTGACCGCACGCTCGAGGCCCGGCTGCGCGTGGTCGTGGTCGACGACGAGCCGCCGGCGCGGCGCAAGCTGGCCGCGTGGCTGGAGCGCGACGCGGAGGTGGAGATCGTCGCGCTGTGCGCCAATGGGTACGAGGCCCTCGACGTGCTCGCCGAGGGACCGGTGGATGTCCTCTTCCTCGACGTGCAGATGCCGGAGCTGAGCGGGTTCGACGTGC comes from the Bacteroidota bacterium genome and includes:
- a CDS encoding histidine kinase, coding for MPSSSRSRRFWLPAAYTALALGWSALWLAATGQGFGMATLLNQVVPEVIFWNAWAAVTPVVFWLARQFAFPVQPLSWKWSLHLLLAALVTVAVYLLSFGLHSLYHVAVTALGGSLALTLGEQFSQRMVGMLSFGLPLGGFVYALLVALTLTGDYVRRLRAEERHSAALEAQLAQAELQALKMQLHPHFLFNALNTISATLQTHPPTADRMLAELGDFLRLTLEHVHRATVPLAEEVDFVRRYLQIEQHRLEDGLAVEIDVSDDVQEAAVPYLILQPLVENALRHGIGRRVEPGRVTVRAEREGDDTVLCVINTGPPLDPTPSLGDGAPPRGIGLANTRARLQQSYGEAASLHLADTTEGVQACVRLPFALCAADHPALEPDSETADA